The Tachypleus tridentatus isolate NWPU-2018 chromosome 5, ASM421037v1, whole genome shotgun sequence genome includes a window with the following:
- the LOC143250260 gene encoding uncharacterized protein LOC143250260, translated as MANYTRLFYIFGSFLLVSGFKFVYETERGSTLTLICSNQAYKRMREEPVIWYSNRNEPVINNERTQIKYGGKLVLTDVQFEDAGIYTCKNREGDYKHDVRVYVPAENLNCTRGYRRDAERCYRIEVVPKATLHLTSKSTVPKCAWRTALILMCLSALCVLCVFYAWKYKPREERNVLKNRVEHKQPGAEKITTDELDILEAMPLIPECEKKVSAKNVKKTKTNVPRKQKVTKRTTLETIYENDLGERNSLTETPASKQGKAIKEYIQRPLFPRNVNNYDELIIVEPKSKQGHRKKKVVILIENSDSQDTFIIGKVRKPN; from the exons atggctaattacactcgattattttatattttcggtagtttcctgcttgtttcaggttttaaattCGTCTACGAAACTGAACGTGGTTCTActcttacattaatatgttcaaacCAAGCTTATAAAAGAATGAGAGAAGAACCAGTTATTTGGTACTCAAATCGCAATGAACCAGTTATTAATAATGAAagaacgcaaataaaatacggtggcAAATTAGTGCTAACCGACGTGCAATTTgaagacgcgggaatttacacatgcaaaaatcgtgaaggtgattacaaacatgatgtcagag tgtatgttccagccgagaatctcaactgtactcggggataccgaagagatgctgagaggtgtt ATCGAATTGAAGTGGTTCCGAAGGCTACGCTCCACTTGACTTCAAAATCTACAGTTCCAAAATGTGCTTGGCGGACAGCACTCATTTTGATGTGTCTTAgtgctttgtg CGTACTTTGTGTTTTCTACGCCTGGAAATATAAACCTCGGGAAGaacggaatgttttgaaaaaccgtgTCGAACACAAACAGCCTGGTGCTGAAAAGATAACCACTGatgaattggatatattggaggctatgccactgatccCTGAATGTGAGAAGAAGGTCTCTGCAAAGAATgttaagaagacaaaaacaaATGTACCAAGAAAGCAAAAAGTGACCAAACGAACAACCCTGGAGACGATATATGAAAACGACCTTGGAGAAAGAAATTctttg ACAGAAACACCAGCGTCAAAACAAGGAAAAGCTATTAAAGAATACATCCAGCGACCTCTGTTTCCTAGAAATGTGAACAATTACGATGAACTTATTATCGTTGAACCAAAGAGTAAACAAGGACAtcgaaaaaaaaaggttgttattCTCATTGAAAATTCTGACAGCCAAGATACGTTTATCATTGGAAAAGTTCGGAAACCAAactga